One part of the Vicugna pacos chromosome 20, VicPac4, whole genome shotgun sequence genome encodes these proteins:
- the LOC140687866 gene encoding uncharacterized protein — translation MQGTKRRGRRSAHAAPIGGTEAPPLQTLPRKLSGTDDWVGGGRGVAEEGAEAGPGSALRAGNTCINCCLPRFQKILGRQGLGSEASTRGWGPCHVLAGGSLGAGVPASTPTTRPSSPHQAHRGPHGKSREQRASTSGPAPPTHRDPRRVEGWVEQRGSGQGLVSRGRARRRSCVRRGRAGAVTHHTTPCEPSPRSQVAGARPTPSTCPRTASGPAPAAAMPGTKPRGRRLAHGAPPGGTAPPPLQPLPLAGGSRAGARGETRRAAARSTNCRLPS, via the exons ATGCAGGGCACGAAGCGCCGCGGGcgccgctcggcccacgccgcgcctaTCGGAGGGACTGAGGCGCCGCCGCTGCAGACGCTGCCGCGGAAGCTGTCGG GAACTGACGattgggtgggaggaggaaggggcgtGGCAGAGGAGGGCGCCGAGGCGGGGCCGGGCAGCGCGCTCAGGGCAGGGAACACATGTATAAACTGCTGTCTACccagatttcagaaaatactggGACGTCAAGGGTTAGGCAGCGAGGCCAGCACCCGGGGCTGGGGGCCTTGTCACGTTCTAGCGGGGGGGTCCCTGGGTGCCGGGGTCCCGGCCTCCACCCCAACAACGCGCCCTTCCTCACCACACCAAGCTCACCGAGGGCCGCACGGGAAGAGCCGCGAGCAGCGAGCCAGCACGAGCGGACCGGCTCCCCCTACCCACCGAGACCCGCGGCGCGTGGAAGGCTGGGTAGAACAACGGGGGTCGGGGCAGGGGTTGGTGTCGCGGGGCCGGGCccgacgccgcagctgcgtccgccgaggccgggcgggggcggtcactcaccacaccacgccgTGTGAGCCCTCGCCGAGGTCGCAGGTTGCTGGAGCGCGGCCCACGCCGAGCACCTGCCCGCGGACCGCCTCGgggcccgcgcccgccgccgccatgCCGGGCACGAAGCCCCGCGGCCGCCGCTTGGCCCACGGTGCGCCTCCCGGAGGGAcggcgccgccgccgctgcagccgctgccGCTGGCGGGTGGGAGCAGGGCCGGCGCCCGGGGGGAGACCCGCAGAGCCGCCGCCCGCTCGACCAACTGCCGCCTGCCCTCCTGA